A single window of Watersipora subatra chromosome 11, tzWatSuba1.1, whole genome shotgun sequence DNA harbors:
- the LOC137408116 gene encoding acid-sensing ion channel 1C-like: protein MRGMWLTGIVGSLTYFLLAVSLFMSDYHKKFVSTTTKLKEADNLTFPTITICNRNSWKYSAIQELNKTHPDIFYVVNKVFPALYGGDSASLASLNWSDPRFEYVTTDEGKRLLTDLVLNTSLQLGESIRYCVEKSEHLPCNQLFSTIPTDAGQCFQFNKNGSFKTFMTGGTAGINFELMVNTDEYYSSPKAYSEGFYVVIHDKDDTPLVEETGYGLVPGFETYILLKRKEIQRMPPPADDGQADCFDSANKPNPLSYYDSYSKTACVDECRVGYIVKKCGCRDFYQPPLNNSDVCNLKVLLECRYTADNLVADYRNNHILLTIGYSEMTYELVTEIDLYTVYDLIANLGGTLGICIGGSFLTMAEFIEFAVLKISYRLCKASNRKTTPVTKFNLN from the exons ATGAG aGGCATGTGGCTGACTGGCATTGTTGGATCCCTCACTTACTTTCTGCTCGCAGTCAGTCTATTTATGAGTGACTACCACAAGAAGTTTGTGAGCACAACAACAAAACTAAAGGAGGCAGATAACCTTACG tttCCAACAATTACCATTTGCAACAGAAACAGCTGGAAATACTCGGCTATACAAGAGCTCAACAAAACACACCCagatatattttatgttgtcaATAAGGTATTTCCTGCTCTGTATGGCGGAGATAGTGCATCATTGGCTAG CCTTAACTGGAGTGACCCAAGGTTTGAATACGTGACCACTGATGAAGGAAAGCGTCTGCTGACAGATCTGGTATTAAACACTTCTCTACAGTTAGGCGAGAGTATCAGATACTGTGTGGAAAAATCTGAACATCTGCCTTGTAATCAACTATTCTCCACAATTCCTACAGATGCAG GCCAATGTTTCCAGTTTAACAAAAATGGAAGCTTCAAAACTTTTATGACGGGTGGAACCGCTGGAATAAATTTTGAATTGATGGTCAACACAGATGAATATTACTCTAGTCCAAAAGCCTACTCTGAAGGTTTTTAT GTTGTGATACATGATAAGGATGATACTCCACTGGTTGAAGAGACGGGTTACGGTCTTGTTCCTGGGTTTGAAACATACATTCTCCTGAAACGGAAGGAG ATACAAAGAATGCCTCCACCCGCAGATGATGGTCAAGCGGACTGTTTTGACTCAGCAAACAAACCCAATCCTCTCTCCTACTATGACTCATATTCTAAGACTGCATGTGTAGATGAGTGCAGAGTGGGTTACATTGTGAAAAAGTGTGGGTGTAGAGACTTCTACCAACCTC CCTTGAATAACTCAGATGTCTGTAACCTGAAGGTTCTTCTGGAATGTCGTTATACTGCTGATA ATCTAGTTGCTGACTATCGAAACAATCACATTTTGCTCACCATTGGCTACTCTGAGATGACCTATGAGCTTGTGACGGAGATAGATCTATACACTGTATATGATCTCATAG caAACCTTGGAGGCACCCTGGGTATCTGTATAGGAGGAAGTTTTCTTACCATGGCTGAGTTTATAGAGTTTGCTGTTTTGAAGATTTCATACAGGCTCTGTAAAGCTTCAAACAGAAAGACAACTCCTGTTACCAAATTCAACCTAAACTAA